From one Deinococcus detaillensis genomic stretch:
- a CDS encoding TetR/AcrR family transcriptional regulator, with translation MPYPPKLTPELILREAQILLDAGGQDALNMRPLAAALGVQASSLYRHFPDRAALLQALEDCASRELTHAIEQASTGTTPRGALLLTCEAYMRYAETYPHRYRLLLSPRPPSVGQPGPGKDLWNTVLNLVSALSGHTDDTARTVALWAFLHGFVVMSRSGLFGLSGPKGGFEVGLSALLDEMERAATQGDVSRETL, from the coding sequence ATGCCCTACCCACCAAAACTCACTCCCGAACTTATTCTGCGCGAGGCCCAGATCTTGCTGGACGCAGGCGGGCAAGACGCGCTGAACATGCGCCCGCTGGCCGCCGCGCTGGGCGTACAGGCCAGCAGCTTGTACCGCCACTTCCCAGACCGCGCCGCCCTTTTGCAGGCCCTAGAGGACTGCGCTTCCCGCGAACTCACCCACGCCATTGAGCAGGCCAGCACCGGGACAACGCCGCGTGGGGCGCTGCTCTTGACCTGTGAAGCCTATATGCGATATGCCGAGACGTACCCGCACCGCTACCGCTTGCTGCTCTCGCCGCGCCCGCCGAGCGTGGGGCAACCCGGCCCCGGCAAAGATTTGTGGAATACCGTGCTGAACTTGGTAAGTGCGCTGAGCGGCCACACAGACGACACCGCCCGCACCGTGGCGCTGTGGGCCTTTTTGCACGGCTTCGTGGTGATGTCGCGCAGCGGCTTGTTTGGTCTCAGCGGGCCCAAAGGCGGCTTTGAAGTGGGGCTTAGTGCTTTGCTCGACGAAATGGAACGCGCCGCCACACAGGGCGATGTTTCAAGGGAAACGCTATGA
- a CDS encoding Crp/Fnr family transcriptional regulator, with amino-acid sequence MNLHTAQPTLPTTPAQGRPLHRGDTLYYAGDAAPSLYRLENGLLRAVRLTSQGRNLTVRHIRPGDIFGEEALHGLPRSHQIIALTDAVLTPLHLEHLSAPELWEVTRSLSDQLQRVMTDGVHIQDGELRERIARYLLNLASSSLGGAHADGKRYVRATHELIAEGTGATRESVSKLIGEMRDDGLLTPAYRCLTLSNEAGLRAESGLF; translated from the coding sequence ATGAACCTTCACACAGCACAGCCAACCCTTCCGACCACTCCAGCACAAGGCCGCCCACTTCACCGGGGCGATACCCTTTACTACGCCGGAGACGCCGCACCCAGCCTTTACCGCTTGGAAAACGGTCTGCTCCGGGCCGTGCGCCTGACTTCGCAGGGCCGCAACCTGACGGTGCGCCATATCCGCCCCGGCGATATTTTCGGCGAGGAAGCGCTGCACGGTCTGCCCCGCAGTCACCAGATCATCGCCCTGACGGACGCGGTTCTCACCCCGCTTCACCTTGAGCACCTCTCGGCCCCGGAGCTGTGGGAAGTCACCCGCAGCCTCAGCGATCAGCTCCAACGGGTGATGACCGACGGCGTGCACATCCAAGACGGCGAGTTGCGCGAGCGAATTGCCCGCTACTTGCTCAATTTGGCGAGCAGCAGCTTGGGCGGCGCTCACGCCGATGGCAAGCGCTATGTGCGGGCCACCCACGAGCTGATCGCCGAGGGCACCGGAGCCACCCGCGAATCGGTCAGCAAATTGATCGGCGAAATGCGCGACGACGGCTTACTGACGCCGGCTTACCGCTGCCTGACCCTGAGCAACGAAGCTGGCCTCAGGGCAGAATCGGGCCTCTTTTAA
- a CDS encoding EVE domain-containing protein: MKYWLLKSEPDVFGYPDLLRVSAEPWNGVRNYLARNFLRQMQVGDLCLFYHSQAKPTGIAGLAKVVRAAYPDDLQFEIGSAYHDAKSTPDNPRWSMVDVAAFAELPRFLSLDDLRAIPELHQMRLLQKGNRLSVMPVSDDEFRVIVEAGGLAFETLEAELR; this comes from the coding sequence GTGAAGTATTGGCTGCTCAAAAGTGAACCGGACGTGTTTGGCTACCCCGACCTTCTGCGGGTCAGCGCCGAGCCGTGGAACGGCGTCCGCAACTACTTGGCCCGCAACTTTTTACGCCAGATGCAGGTGGGCGATTTGTGCTTGTTTTACCACTCGCAGGCCAAGCCCACCGGCATAGCAGGGCTGGCGAAAGTGGTTCGGGCCGCCTACCCCGACGACCTGCAATTTGAAATCGGCAGCGCTTACCATGACGCCAAGAGCACGCCGGACAATCCGCGCTGGAGCATGGTGGACGTGGCGGCATTTGCCGAACTGCCCCGCTTTCTGAGTTTGGACGATTTGCGGGCCATTCCAGAACTCCATCAAATGCGCCTGCTGCAAAAAGGCAACCGCTTATCGGTGATGCCCGTTTCCGACGATGAGTTTCGGGTGATCGTGGAAGCAGGTGGGCTGGCTTTTGAGACTTTGGAAGCAGAGTTGCGCTAA
- a CDS encoding glycosyltransferase: MARLSAHLFKRLYLGAAFGFFAVKGAVLLTNALTFPRLSARPTPTRRPRVSLLIPARNEAYNLPRSLPGMLAQGADEVIVLDDASSDGTAQVARKLGAKVICGQPLPPDWYGKPWACQQLGEAASGDILIFTDADVAWKAGALGAVLHELESKQADLLSVLPRPERLTLGARVLTPLVDAVMLCYLPYPMTQWPQPSLSSGNGQLMAFRRATYERIGGYSGVRTQILEDTQLARRLKAQGGRLGLALGAECIGVTMYGSYPASVEGFGKNTLAIHLHSRPLLILSGLWHLAVYALPWVLPASVLPAVRWLRLLGLLERSLVNGVTGRTRPLDLAEGLLAPVTPLLALPAYRRALGKRVTWKGRTYVQK; encoded by the coding sequence ATGGCCCGCCTGTCCGCTCACCTGTTTAAACGCCTGTATCTGGGCGCGGCTTTTGGATTCTTCGCCGTCAAAGGTGCGGTGCTGCTGACCAACGCCCTGACTTTTCCAAGGCTGAGCGCGAGGCCGACCCCCACCCGGCGGCCCCGCGTTTCGCTGCTGATTCCGGCCCGCAACGAGGCCTATAACTTGCCGCGCAGCTTGCCGGGAATGCTGGCGCAGGGCGCAGACGAAGTGATCGTACTCGACGACGCCAGCAGTGACGGCACCGCGCAGGTGGCCCGCAAACTGGGCGCGAAGGTGATTTGCGGCCAACCTCTGCCGCCGGATTGGTACGGCAAACCGTGGGCCTGTCAGCAGCTTGGCGAAGCGGCCAGCGGAGATATTCTGATTTTTACCGACGCCGACGTGGCTTGGAAGGCGGGCGCACTCGGCGCAGTGCTGCACGAGCTGGAGAGCAAGCAGGCCGACCTGCTGAGCGTGCTGCCCCGCCCCGAGCGCCTGACGCTGGGCGCTCGTGTTTTGACGCCGCTGGTGGACGCGGTGATGCTGTGCTACCTGCCCTACCCGATGACCCAGTGGCCGCAGCCGAGCCTTAGCAGCGGCAACGGCCAACTGATGGCCTTTCGCCGCGCCACCTATGAGCGCATTGGCGGCTACAGCGGCGTCCGCACCCAGATTCTGGAAGACACCCAACTGGCCCGCCGCCTCAAAGCGCAGGGCGGGCGGCTGGGCTTGGCCCTCGGTGCGGAGTGCATCGGCGTGACCATGTACGGCAGTTATCCGGCCTCGGTGGAGGGGTTCGGTAAAAATACCCTGGCGATCCATTTGCACTCGCGCCCGCTGCTGATCTTGTCGGGCCTGTGGCATTTGGCGGTCTACGCTCTACCCTGGGTATTGCCCGCTTCGGTGTTGCCTGCGGTGCGCTGGCTGCGGCTGCTGGGCCTCCTCGAGCGCAGCTTGGTCAACGGAGTGACGGGCCGCACCCGCCCGCTGGATTTGGCGGAGGGGTTGCTCGCACCGGTTACGCCGCTGCTGGCGCTTCCGGCTTACCGCCGCGCCCTCGGCAAGCGGGTGACTTGGAAGGGCAGGACGTACGTGCAGAAGTAA
- the thyX gene encoding FAD-dependent thymidylate synthase: MNDTAPTAVAPALAPSTDQAPPVLYPLSDGIGSVALIQHSGDDKMIVNAARVSFGGDNAAPLTGRDEKLISYLLKHKHGSPFEHNLITFKVICPIFVDRQLVRHRVGVSKNEISGRYVELQERDYTPTQFRRQAPSNRQASVEDDGTLDQAAAHEAWATASQTAFKAYHQLLELGVTREQARGVLPLSLYTESYYTFNVRSLLHFLELRDHEGAQSETRLFARAIGQLAEPLFPVTFRAWRALHHEQ; this comes from the coding sequence GTGAATGACACCGCCCCCACTGCTGTTGCCCCAGCTCTCGCTCCGAGTACCGACCAAGCCCCACCCGTGCTGTACCCGCTGTCCGACGGGATCGGCTCGGTGGCGCTGATTCAGCACTCAGGCGACGACAAAATGATTGTGAATGCGGCCCGTGTTTCCTTCGGTGGAGACAATGCCGCGCCGTTGACAGGACGCGACGAGAAACTGATTTCTTATTTACTCAAGCATAAGCACGGCAGCCCGTTTGAACACAACTTGATCACTTTTAAGGTCATTTGCCCAATTTTTGTTGACCGTCAGCTCGTGCGTCACCGTGTAGGAGTCTCAAAAAATGAAATTTCGGGCCGTTATGTAGAGTTACAGGAGCGCGATTACACGCCCACGCAGTTTCGTAGACAAGCGCCCAGCAACCGCCAAGCCAGCGTAGAAGACGACGGCACTTTAGATCAGGCCGCCGCCCATGAAGCTTGGGCCACTGCTTCTCAGACGGCTTTCAAGGCGTATCACCAACTCCTAGAACTCGGCGTCACACGCGAGCAGGCGCGGGGCGTGCTGCCGCTCTCTCTCTATACCGAGTCGTATTACACCTTTAACGTGCGCTCCCTGCTGCATTTTTTGGAGTTGCGCGACCACGAGGGCGCACAGTCTGAAACGCGCTTGTTTGCGCGGGCGATAGGTCAACTGGCCGAGCCGCTCTTTCCGGTGACGTTCAGGGCGTGGCGGGCGCTGCACCACGAGCAATGA
- a CDS encoding histone deacetylase family protein, protein MTPFRAYTPAAYDFPLPEGHRFPYYKYRGVAERLSGLLPVLDTPNLSWATAGLVHDPLWLRRWRRGEVSAKETREFGLPWSVGVVERARRAAGGSVAALHDALQVGWGANLAGGTHHAFESSAGGFCLINDTAILTRLALQQGWARRVMTIDLDVHQGNGTAALLSGVAGAFTLSVHGERNYPFRKEVSDLDIGLGDGVTDSEYMSVLRAQVLPALEAYRPDLLLYLAGVDVLAHDRFGRFALSLSGVRERNRLILEWAKRAGVPVVTMLAGGYNADHALTIEAHASVVLDGLEVF, encoded by the coding sequence ATGACGCCTTTTCGGGCTTATACGCCCGCCGCTTACGACTTTCCTTTGCCGGAAGGCCACCGCTTTCCCTATTACAAGTACCGGGGCGTGGCCGAGCGGCTCAGCGGCCTCCTGCCCGTGCTGGACACGCCCAATTTGTCGTGGGCCACCGCCGGATTGGTGCATGATCCGCTGTGGCTCAGGCGCTGGCGGCGCGGTGAAGTCAGCGCCAAAGAAACCCGCGAGTTCGGTTTGCCGTGGAGCGTGGGCGTGGTGGAGCGGGCACGCAGAGCGGCGGGCGGCTCAGTGGCGGCCCTGCACGACGCTCTGCAAGTCGGCTGGGGCGCAAACCTTGCTGGCGGCACCCACCACGCTTTCGAGAGCAGTGCGGGCGGCTTTTGCCTGATCAACGACACCGCCATCCTGACTCGCCTAGCGCTGCAACAAGGCTGGGCGCGGCGGGTGATGACTATTGACCTGGACGTGCATCAGGGCAACGGCACGGCGGCGCTGCTGAGCGGCGTAGCCGGCGCGTTTACCCTCAGCGTGCATGGCGAGCGCAATTACCCGTTCCGCAAAGAAGTCAGCGACCTCGACATCGGGCTGGGCGACGGCGTCACCGACAGCGAGTATATGAGCGTGCTCAGAGCGCAAGTCCTTCCGGCTCTAGAAGCGTACCGGCCTGATCTACTGCTGTACCTGGCGGGCGTAGACGTGCTGGCCCATGACCGCTTCGGGCGCTTTGCCCTGAGTCTCAGCGGCGTGCGGGAGCGCAACCGCTTGATTTTAGAATGGGCCAAACGGGCGGGCGTACCTGTAGTGACCATGCTGGCGGGCGGCTACAACGCCGACCACGCCCTGACCATCGAAGCCCACGCTAGCGTCGTGCTGGACGGTTTAGAAGTGTTCTAA
- a CDS encoding acyl-CoA dehydrogenase family protein: protein MIDFSLTDEQKQLQQLARDFTRREITPIASEYDQKEELPWQVVEKAFEVGLLNLSIPEHAGGLELGMLDESIIGEEIAYGCMGIYTVLMASDLGITPIVVGGTEEQQKRFLTPLTEKPSLAAFALSEPNNGSDAAAMSTTAVLDGDEWVINGTKMWISNGGIAEITVVFATTDKAGGHRATVALVVPKGAAGFSSNKIKHKMGQRASLTAELVFENVRVPKENQLGGLGDGFKIAMKTLDKTRVPVAAGSVGVARRALDESIKYAKEREAFGKPITTYQAIQFKLAEMAMGIETGRLMTWKAAWLVDQGKPHATEAAIAKAYCSEMAFDAANEAIQVHGGYGYVGEYPVEKLLRDVKLNTIYEGTNEIQRVIIARNLLK, encoded by the coding sequence ATGATCGACTTTTCGCTGACCGACGAACAAAAGCAGCTTCAGCAACTCGCCCGCGATTTTACCCGCCGCGAAATTACTCCGATTGCCTCCGAGTACGACCAAAAAGAAGAACTGCCCTGGCAAGTCGTGGAAAAGGCTTTTGAAGTGGGCCTCTTAAACCTCAGCATTCCCGAACATGCGGGCGGCCTGGAGCTGGGCATGCTCGACGAATCGATTATCGGCGAGGAAATCGCTTACGGCTGCATGGGCATTTACACCGTGCTGATGGCTTCAGATCTGGGTATCACGCCGATTGTGGTGGGCGGCACCGAAGAGCAGCAAAAGCGCTTTTTGACGCCGCTGACCGAGAAACCCAGCCTCGCCGCCTTCGCTCTGTCGGAACCTAATAACGGCTCGGACGCGGCCGCCATGAGCACCACTGCCGTGCTGGACGGCGACGAGTGGGTCATCAACGGCACCAAGATGTGGATTTCCAACGGCGGTATCGCCGAAATTACGGTGGTGTTCGCCACCACAGACAAAGCGGGCGGCCACCGCGCCACCGTCGCGCTGGTGGTGCCCAAAGGCGCGGCCGGCTTTTCGTCCAACAAAATCAAGCACAAAATGGGCCAGCGGGCCAGCCTGACCGCTGAACTGGTGTTTGAAAACGTGCGCGTGCCCAAAGAAAACCAGCTCGGTGGCCTCGGTGACGGCTTCAAAATTGCTATGAAAACGCTCGACAAAACCCGCGTGCCAGTCGCGGCGGGCTCGGTGGGCGTGGCGCGGCGGGCGCTCGACGAAAGTATTAAGTACGCCAAAGAGCGCGAGGCTTTTGGCAAGCCGATCACCACTTATCAGGCCATTCAGTTCAAGCTGGCGGAAATGGCGATGGGCATCGAAACGGGCCGCTTGATGACCTGGAAAGCCGCTTGGCTGGTGGATCAAGGAAAACCGCACGCCACGGAAGCCGCCATTGCCAAAGCCTACTGCTCAGAAATGGCCTTCGACGCCGCCAACGAAGCGATTCAAGTTCACGGCGGTTACGGCTACGTTGGCGAGTACCCAGTCGAAAAACTGCTGCGCGACGTGAAACTCAACACGATTTACGAAGGAACCAATGAGATTCAGCGGGTCATCATCGCTCGGAATTTACTGAAGTAA
- a CDS encoding PspA/IM30 family protein, whose translation MSILDRLSRLLRANVNDLISKAEDPSKIIEQTLRDMRDAYNQARTEVAGSMAQQAKLEREANTNRKLSEEYGMKAEEAMRGGSEDLAREALRRKQNHADLAAGFDDQLKISTNNVDQLKTQLRALEAKIDEMESKQQLLLARHQTAKASETLEKASGFDKSGGAMSAFEDMERKVAAQEDKANAMHQLREEGDVDAQLANMGRGKALDDEFEALKLKVKGGQ comes from the coding sequence ATGTCTATTCTTGACCGACTGTCCCGTTTGCTCCGCGCCAATGTCAACGACCTGATTTCCAAGGCCGAAGACCCCAGCAAAATCATCGAGCAAACCCTGCGCGATATGCGCGACGCCTACAACCAGGCCCGCACCGAAGTCGCCGGATCAATGGCCCAGCAAGCCAAGCTGGAGCGCGAGGCCAACACCAACCGCAAGCTTTCTGAGGAATACGGCATGAAAGCCGAGGAAGCCATGCGCGGCGGCAGCGAAGACCTGGCCCGCGAAGCGCTGCGCCGCAAGCAAAACCACGCCGATCTGGCCGCAGGGTTTGACGACCAGCTCAAAATCAGCACCAACAACGTCGATCAGCTCAAAACCCAGTTGCGGGCGCTGGAAGCCAAAATCGACGAGATGGAAAGCAAGCAGCAGCTTCTGCTGGCGCGTCACCAAACCGCCAAAGCTTCAGAAACGCTGGAAAAAGCTTCAGGTTTTGACAAGTCTGGCGGGGCCATGAGCGCTTTTGAGGATATGGAGCGCAAAGTCGCCGCGCAGGAAGACAAAGCCAACGCCATGCACCAACTGCGCGAAGAAGGCGACGTCGACGCCCAGCTCGCCAATATGGGGCGTGGCAAGGCCTTGGACGACGAGTTTGAAGCCCTCAAGCTCAAGGTGAAGGGCGGGCAGTAA
- a CDS encoding HD domain-containing protein, whose translation MIQAQALERIGHQVEFLLACDQLKSVARTTLLHCASRAENSAEHSWHLALMALTLAEYAPPKTDIGHAVKLLIVHDLVEVFAGDTHFDQSEAEHEQQRYREQAAAHQLFGLLPEDQRQLFHQLWQEFEARVTPAARFAKALDALQPVLLTWGAGAQGSAAHPELTLERVLHLKRAALSEFPALLALVERTLAQAVIEGILPTDH comes from the coding sequence GTGATTCAAGCTCAGGCGCTTGAGCGAATCGGTCATCAAGTGGAGTTTTTGTTGGCTTGTGACCAGCTCAAGTCGGTGGCCCGCACGACACTGCTGCACTGTGCCAGCCGCGCCGAGAACAGCGCCGAGCATTCCTGGCATCTGGCGCTGATGGCATTGACGCTGGCCGAATACGCGCCGCCGAAAACCGATATAGGGCACGCCGTGAAACTCTTGATCGTGCATGATTTGGTGGAAGTCTTTGCTGGAGACACCCACTTTGATCAGTCTGAAGCCGAGCACGAGCAACAAAGGTACAGAGAACAGGCAGCGGCCCACCAGTTGTTTGGTCTGCTGCCCGAAGATCAGCGGCAGCTTTTCCATCAACTCTGGCAAGAATTTGAAGCGCGAGTCACGCCCGCCGCCCGTTTTGCCAAAGCGCTGGACGCCTTGCAACCTGTTTTGCTGACTTGGGGAGCGGGCGCTCAAGGCTCGGCAGCACACCCTGAGCTGACGCTTGAGCGTGTGCTGCACCTCAAACGCGCCGCCCTGAGTGAATTTCCGGCACTGTTGGCTTTAGTGGAGCGTACCCTCGCGCAGGCCGTCATTGAAGGCATTTTGCCCACAGATCACTGA
- a CDS encoding MBL fold metallo-hydrolase: MMMSLTQHGANLFRLARFGLINSYLVREEDGLTLIDANLPGSAPTILKAARQIGLPILCITLTHAHGDHIGSLDALRAALPNAEVSISARDARLLAGDLSVDAGEGPSKLKGDLRGAKTRPDRLLRGGDKVGSLRAVSAAGHTPGQLAFLDGRDGTLIAGDAFQMAGGLGVAGQLRWLFPFPALATWDTQLAAESAARLTDLAPSRLAVGHGSVLENPVAAMQKAVEEAGRRGPKTA; this comes from the coding sequence ATGATGATGTCATTAACTCAGCACGGCGCAAATCTTTTTCGGCTGGCCCGGTTCGGCCTGATCAACAGCTATCTGGTGCGCGAAGAGGACGGCCTGACTTTAATTGATGCCAATTTGCCGGGCAGCGCTCCTACCATTCTTAAGGCGGCTCGGCAAATTGGCCTGCCGATTCTCTGCATCACGCTGACCCACGCACACGGCGATCACATCGGCAGTTTGGACGCCCTCCGCGCCGCTTTGCCCAATGCTGAGGTCAGCATCAGTGCCCGCGACGCCCGTTTGCTGGCCGGAGACCTCAGCGTGGACGCGGGCGAGGGGCCGAGCAAGCTCAAAGGCGACTTACGGGGTGCCAAGACCCGCCCAGACCGTTTGCTGCGGGGCGGCGACAAGGTGGGGTCGCTCAGGGCCGTTTCGGCAGCGGGTCACACGCCCGGTCAACTGGCTTTTCTGGACGGGCGCGACGGCACGCTCATCGCTGGAGACGCTTTTCAGATGGCGGGCGGCTTGGGGGTGGCTGGACAGCTGCGCTGGCTGTTTCCCTTTCCAGCGCTGGCCACGTGGGACACCCAGCTTGCCGCCGAATCCGCCGCCCGCCTGACCGACTTGGCTCCGTCGCGGCTGGCGGTGGGGCACGGCTCAGTGCTGGAAAACCCAGTGGCCGCCATGCAAAAAGCAGTGGAGGAGGCCGGGCGCAGGGGGCCGAAAACGGCCTGA
- a CDS encoding DUF2568 domain-containing protein yields the protein MDAALWLRVLAAGLAALLAAGAWAIWAAPRLALRLPDPARLGFEVLFYGVSCGALLVRGQNLTAMVLAGVVALQWTASFALHLRGRRAR from the coding sequence CTGGACGCGGCGCTGTGGCTGCGCGTCTTGGCTGCTGGCTTGGCAGCCTTGCTGGCGGCGGGGGCTTGGGCCATTTGGGCCGCGCCCCGCTTGGCGCTCCGCTTGCCCGATCCGGCGAGGCTGGGGTTTGAAGTGCTGTTTTACGGGGTGAGTTGCGGGGCACTGTTGGTTCGAGGGCAGAACTTGACAGCCATGGTCTTGGCTGGTGTGGTGGCCTTGCAGTGGACGGCCTCGTTCGCGCTGCATTTGCGTGGCCGCCGAGCCCGCTGA
- a CDS encoding DUF4384 domain-containing protein — translation MFTKKAVLLALTAALLASPALASGATLSPQSIIVNPAQPALDVRVWVNKDPQGQGIANYRIGEQIRVGVQVTQDAYVYLFDVNSVGEISLFVPNGYDGTQGNFVRAGQRMVFPGSGAQYTLTVGGPRGQDRVLALASRVPLDLSDIATFAGSQGFAAVTVQGEAKLGEVLSGVVSNLDAQDWVTAVTWYGAGLPGQGNPQVTGPIVVIVPPTQPAPVQPLPVQPAPVSPTPVAAIQPGERPDHSFDSAIREAFDRTTGAQALGSAETYVTRWGTGVWQKFTGAAAYGKAVILHADGSNRAFAVHGRILERYLALSQAENGGTKPPTRLGWAAGDEKIIPRNLYSTTGLYGFFQTGALYSSEKYGTYWLVGDLLKKYQGLGGSGSFLGFPTRDQFLMNGGWAGDFEGGSIRYQNGVYKVYRK, via the coding sequence ATGTTTACTAAAAAAGCCGTTCTACTGGCCCTGACTGCCGCCCTGCTCGCTTCGCCCGCCCTGGCCAGCGGCGCTACGCTCAGCCCGCAGAGCATCATCGTCAACCCGGCCCAGCCTGCGCTCGATGTGCGGGTGTGGGTCAACAAAGACCCGCAGGGGCAGGGGATTGCCAACTACCGCATCGGCGAGCAGATCAGGGTCGGCGTGCAAGTCACCCAAGACGCTTACGTGTACCTGTTTGATGTCAACAGTGTCGGCGAGATCAGTTTATTTGTGCCCAACGGCTACGACGGCACTCAGGGCAACTTCGTGCGGGCCGGACAGCGGATGGTTTTTCCCGGCAGCGGAGCGCAGTACACCTTGACGGTGGGCGGCCCACGCGGCCAAGACCGGGTGCTGGCGTTGGCCAGCCGAGTGCCGCTCGATCTGAGCGACATCGCCACCTTTGCCGGATCGCAGGGCTTTGCGGCGGTAACGGTGCAGGGCGAAGCCAAGCTCGGTGAAGTGCTGTCGGGCGTGGTCAGCAACCTGGACGCCCAAGACTGGGTCACGGCGGTGACGTGGTACGGTGCCGGGCTGCCCGGCCAAGGCAATCCGCAGGTCACCGGCCCGATTGTGGTGATCGTGCCGCCTACCCAGCCCGCTCCTGTTCAGCCGCTTCCTGTTCAGCCTGCTCCGGTGAGTCCGACACCCGTTGCCGCCATACAACCCGGCGAGCGGCCCGACCACAGCTTCGATTCGGCCATCCGTGAGGCCTTTGACCGCACCACCGGAGCGCAGGCCCTCGGCAGCGCCGAAACCTACGTGACGCGCTGGGGCACCGGCGTTTGGCAAAAGTTCACGGGTGCGGCGGCTTACGGCAAAGCGGTGATCTTGCACGCTGACGGCAGCAACCGCGCTTTCGCCGTTCACGGGCGCATTTTGGAGCGCTATCTGGCCCTCAGCCAAGCTGAAAACGGCGGCACCAAGCCCCCGACTCGCCTCGGCTGGGCGGCGGGCGACGAAAAGATCATTCCGCGCAACCTCTACAGCACCACCGGCCTCTACGGATTCTTCCAAACCGGAGCCCTCTACTCCTCCGAGAAGTACGGCACTTACTGGCTGGTCGGCGATTTGCTCAAAAAGTATCAGGGCCTGGGTGGTTCGGGCAGCTTCCTCGGCTTTCCCACCCGCGACCAGTTTTTGATGAATGGCGGCTGGGCGGGCGACTTTGAGGGTGGCAGCATTCGCTATCAGAATGGGGTGTATAAGGTCTACCGCAAATAG
- a CDS encoding GNAT family N-acetyltransferase, protein MKPDPRRVTLQDLPALMPLYAALLSRPLTLERLELRFQRLEACPEVSAQWLVEEEGATLALCDWEANDYGTPDSLRLNVWVEPKAQGRGFGTALLKLAEQTGKLLSANIADDDSPSLAWAEKRGFVFHAHRFESKLDPQEFDPAQYAQPLPEGVTLGDMSGASAAEWDELTVLLIETFAQTPDAQSLPKWSVETARKAVQLSPQMRPEWLICAWRDGQLVGFTAALDMPGMVYNQMTSVADTAKGLSLAYLMKAELLRRLKAAGVSDVRTHNHAANLAMLRVNEKLGYVRQHGRWEVRRSGSS, encoded by the coding sequence ATGAAGCCTGATCCGCGCCGTGTCACTCTTCAAGATTTGCCCGCTTTGATGCCGTTATACGCCGCGCTGCTGAGCCGCCCGCTCACTTTGGAGCGTTTAGAACTGCGCTTCCAGCGGCTTGAGGCCTGCCCTGAGGTCTCCGCGCAGTGGTTGGTGGAGGAGGAGGGAGCAACGCTGGCTCTCTGCGACTGGGAAGCCAACGACTATGGCACGCCGGATTCGCTGCGGCTGAATGTGTGGGTTGAACCTAAAGCACAAGGGCGCGGCTTCGGCACAGCGCTCCTCAAGCTCGCTGAGCAAACGGGCAAACTCCTGAGCGCCAATATTGCCGACGATGATTCGCCGAGTCTGGCCTGGGCCGAGAAGCGCGGCTTTGTGTTTCACGCCCACCGCTTTGAGAGTAAGCTCGACCCCCAAGAGTTTGACCCCGCTCAGTACGCCCAGCCGCTGCCGGAAGGCGTCACGCTGGGTGACATGTCAGGTGCCAGCGCCGCCGAATGGGATGAGCTGACGGTCCTCTTGATTGAAACTTTTGCCCAAACGCCGGACGCCCAGAGCTTGCCGAAATGGAGCGTGGAAACGGCCCGCAAAGCTGTGCAGCTCAGTCCCCAGATGCGCCCCGAGTGGCTGATCTGCGCCTGGCGGGATGGGCAGCTTGTCGGCTTCACGGCGGCGCTGGACATGCCGGGCATGGTCTACAACCAGATGACCAGCGTGGCCGACACCGCCAAAGGGTTGAGCCTAGCCTACTTGATGAAAGCCGAACTGCTGCGGCGACTGAAAGCGGCGGGCGTCAGTGATGTCCGCACCCACAACCACGCTGCCAACCTTGCCATGCTGCGGGTCAATGAAAAGCTGGGCTATGTTCGCCAGCATGGGCGCTGGGAAGTAAGACGGTCGGGTTCAAGCTGA